Proteins encoded within one genomic window of Pigmentiphaga sp. H8:
- a CDS encoding Rieske 2Fe-2S domain-containing protein codes for MLSAADNDRYNDVEPGSTLHDMARRYWLPYLRSESLEPNGPPRKVELLGEQFVSFRDGNGKVGFFEEQCPHRGASLALGRTGDNALTCIFHGWKFDVSGKCIATPSESNPRFCSTIKVPAFSVREAGGALWVYLGPGEPPVFPEWEFCLLPAEHRRARVGYTDSNWTQNLETLLDSAHIGLLHAQPVKAEINESVVAIKGVHAPKLSVVDTPYGFQAYSRREREDGQVYLRVTEYLAPFTVLNGSMRTDEGRVLFMIPINNRRTAFWRFEWDMAHTQEWWKKQSIERGALGLKFVDHDDFLLNSLDRSREDFGQNREAMKLGHWSGFKDLRAEDAAVAESVPIVDRTKEHLGASDLVIAKMRQRFFQGLDEFERGGKPLGLGPNGDGSGIAYNDLRGTSEVIAPGVDQIQYHNVELREERKALRRAFLEAQSANAATKERQHA; via the coding sequence ATGCTGTCCGCAGCAGATAATGACCGCTACAACGACGTCGAGCCGGGGTCCACCCTGCACGACATGGCCCGCCGGTATTGGCTTCCTTACCTGAGGTCCGAGTCGCTCGAACCCAACGGCCCGCCCAGGAAGGTCGAGCTGCTGGGCGAGCAGTTCGTGTCCTTCCGCGACGGCAACGGGAAGGTCGGGTTCTTCGAGGAGCAGTGCCCGCACCGCGGAGCTTCCCTGGCCCTGGGCCGCACCGGTGACAATGCGCTGACCTGCATCTTCCACGGCTGGAAGTTCGACGTGTCGGGCAAGTGCATCGCCACGCCGTCGGAGTCCAATCCGCGCTTCTGTTCGACCATCAAGGTTCCCGCCTTCTCTGTCCGGGAGGCAGGTGGCGCGCTGTGGGTCTATCTGGGGCCGGGCGAACCTCCGGTCTTTCCCGAATGGGAATTCTGTCTCCTGCCGGCCGAGCATCGACGCGCCCGGGTCGGCTATACGGATTCGAACTGGACACAGAACCTGGAGACGTTGCTGGATTCCGCCCACATCGGCCTCCTGCATGCCCAGCCGGTCAAGGCGGAGATCAACGAAAGCGTCGTCGCGATCAAGGGCGTGCATGCGCCGAAGCTGTCGGTGGTCGATACGCCCTACGGATTCCAGGCCTACTCGCGGCGCGAGCGCGAGGATGGCCAGGTCTATCTGCGCGTGACGGAATACCTGGCGCCGTTCACGGTCCTGAACGGCAGCATGCGCACCGATGAAGGGCGAGTGCTGTTCATGATCCCGATCAACAATCGGCGTACGGCTTTCTGGCGCTTCGAGTGGGACATGGCCCATACCCAGGAGTGGTGGAAGAAACAGTCGATCGAGCGGGGGGCGCTGGGCTTGAAGTTCGTCGACCATGACGACTTCCTGCTCAACTCGCTGGACCGCAGCCGGGAGGACTTCGGCCAGAATCGCGAGGCGATGAAGCTGGGGCACTGGTCGGGCTTCAAGGACCTGCGCGCCGAGGATGCCGCCGTGGCCGAAAGCGTGCCCATCGTGGATCGCACGAAGGAGCACCTGGGCGCCAGCGACCTGGTGATCGCCAAGATGCGCCAGCGCTTCTTCCAGGGGCTGGACGAGTTCGAGCGGGGAGGAAAGCCGCTGGGCCTGGGGCCCAACGGCGATGGCAGCGGTATTGCCTACAACGACCTGCGCGGCACCTCGGAAGTGATCGCACCCGGTGTCGACCAGATCCAGTACCACAACGTGGAACTGCGCGAAGAGCGCAAGGCGTTGCGCAGGGCATTCCTGGAGGCGCAGAGCGCGAACGCGGCCACCAAGGAGCGGCAACATGCGTGA
- the fahA gene encoding fumarylacetoacetase — protein MRDASFIPDAGASRLNETHDPALRSFVASANRPEADFPIQNLPLAVFRPRRQGGDFRVGVGIGDLILDIGAMADCLAAECGPAVQACRGASMKALMELGPAHWASLRLGLSRLLREESPFRREAEQHLHTIADAEFLLPLKIGNFSDYLASMHHISKVIRVKRPDHPELPQSFVWSPIAYHSRASTVRTSGYGFARPRGQAGRFEHDRPLTDPTRMLDYEVELGIYVGTSNAHGEPLGVDAADAAIFGYSALNDWTARDMQGWESQPLGPFQSKSFTTTVSPWVVTAEALEPYRVAMSRPQGQPMPPACLDSGQNRERGMPDVRMEVLLLTERLVEAGEGPVLLGASRLTDAYWTPGQMVAHHTLNGCVLESGDLIGTGTISGPGDEACGCMFELTRGGRQPFALPNGEARAFVQDGDTVIVRAHCQKPGWPRLGFGEAVATVLPARPEA, from the coding sequence ATGCGTGATGCTTCTTTCATTCCGGATGCAGGGGCGTCGCGCCTGAACGAGACCCATGATCCGGCGCTGCGCTCGTTCGTGGCCTCGGCCAACCGGCCTGAGGCCGACTTCCCCATCCAGAACCTGCCTCTGGCTGTCTTCAGGCCCAGGCGCCAGGGAGGTGACTTCCGCGTCGGCGTGGGCATCGGCGACCTGATCCTGGATATCGGCGCAATGGCGGACTGCCTGGCCGCCGAATGCGGGCCGGCGGTCCAGGCGTGCCGCGGCGCGTCGATGAAGGCGCTGATGGAACTGGGGCCGGCGCATTGGGCGAGCCTGCGGCTGGGATTGTCGCGGCTTCTGCGGGAAGAGTCGCCATTCCGGCGGGAGGCCGAGCAACATCTGCACACCATCGCCGATGCCGAGTTCCTGCTTCCGCTGAAGATCGGCAATTTCTCGGACTACCTGGCCTCGATGCATCACATCTCCAAGGTGATCCGCGTCAAGCGCCCCGACCATCCCGAGCTTCCCCAGAGTTTCGTCTGGAGTCCGATCGCCTATCACAGCCGGGCGTCGACGGTCCGGACGAGCGGCTACGGCTTCGCCCGCCCTCGGGGGCAGGCAGGGCGCTTCGAGCACGACCGGCCCTTGACGGACCCGACGCGGATGCTGGACTACGAGGTCGAGCTCGGCATCTACGTGGGCACATCCAACGCGCACGGCGAGCCGCTGGGCGTGGATGCCGCCGACGCGGCGATCTTCGGCTATTCGGCGCTGAATGACTGGACGGCGCGGGACATGCAGGGATGGGAGTCCCAGCCCCTGGGGCCGTTCCAGTCCAAGAGCTTCACGACGACGGTGTCGCCGTGGGTGGTGACGGCGGAGGCCCTGGAACCTTATCGGGTAGCGATGTCCCGGCCGCAGGGGCAGCCCATGCCGCCCGCCTGCCTGGACTCCGGCCAGAATCGGGAGCGGGGCATGCCGGACGTTCGCATGGAGGTGCTGTTGTTGACCGAGCGGCTGGTCGAGGCAGGAGAGGGCCCGGTGCTGCTGGGGGCGAGCCGGCTGACGGACGCCTACTGGACACCTGGGCAGATGGTCGCCCATCACACGCTCAACGGTTGCGTACTGGAGTCCGGCGACCTGATTGGAACGGGCACGATCTCGGGGCCCGGCGACGAGGCCTGCGGCTGCATGTTCGAATTGACGCGAGGTGGCCGCCAGCCTTTCGCGTTGCCCAACGGCGAAGCGCGCGCGTTCGTCCAGGATGGCGACACGGTGATCGTCCGGGCGCATTGCCAGAAACCAGGGTGGCCGAGGCTGGGATTCGGGGAGGCGGTCGCCACGGTCCTGCCCGCCAGGCCCGAGGCCTGA
- a CDS encoding quinone oxidoreductase has product MASVIRFHQTGGPEVLRCEAYDVAPPGYGEVRIRHAAIGVNFNDIYFRSGLYPVALPSPLGRSAAGVVEELGAGVADVKVGDRVAYASSPLGAYSSERIVDTRYLVPVPQGVGLDVAAASTMRGMTAAYLMRRIHPWRAGESLVLHAAAGGTGLIVGQWARHLGLRVIGTVSDPGKVDIALAHGCEHVIVRGGTDEVVAQVMALTGGRGVPVVLDGVGRSTFDVSLRVLSRRGLFVSFGAASGPVPPIDAIALGRHGSPFFTRPALADYASTKQERRELAGEFFQLVESGAIRIHVNQRLALADCGQAHRALESGRLVGVSVLVP; this is encoded by the coding sequence ATGGCAAGCGTGATCCGGTTTCACCAGACGGGAGGGCCCGAGGTCCTGCGGTGCGAGGCGTATGACGTTGCCCCGCCGGGCTATGGCGAGGTGAGGATCCGGCATGCCGCGATAGGCGTCAATTTCAATGACATCTATTTCCGGTCGGGACTGTATCCCGTCGCCTTGCCGTCGCCGTTGGGGCGATCGGCCGCCGGCGTCGTCGAAGAACTGGGGGCGGGCGTGGCGGATGTCAAGGTAGGGGACCGCGTGGCTTACGCCAGCAGCCCGCTGGGGGCCTACAGCAGCGAGCGCATCGTCGATACCCGGTATCTGGTTCCGGTCCCGCAGGGGGTAGGGCTGGATGTGGCCGCGGCCAGCACCATGCGCGGCATGACCGCGGCCTACCTGATGCGCCGCATCCACCCCTGGCGGGCGGGCGAGTCCCTGGTGCTGCATGCGGCGGCGGGCGGCACCGGCCTGATCGTCGGCCAATGGGCCCGGCATCTCGGGCTGCGCGTGATCGGAACCGTGTCGGATCCCGGCAAGGTCGACATCGCGCTGGCCCATGGCTGCGAACACGTGATCGTGCGCGGCGGCACCGACGAGGTCGTGGCGCAGGTCATGGCGTTGACGGGCGGCCGCGGCGTACCCGTGGTGCTGGACGGCGTGGGCCGGAGCACTTTTGACGTGTCGCTGCGCGTCCTGTCCAGGCGAGGGCTGTTCGTCAGTTTCGGCGCCGCGTCCGGTCCGGTGCCTCCCATCGATGCCATCGCTCTGGGGCGCCACGGATCGCCTTTCTTCACCCGGCCGGCATTGGCCGACTATGCGTCGACGAAGCAGGAGAGGCGGGAGCTGGCGGGGGAATTCTTCCAGCTCGTCGAATCGGGCGCGATACGCATCCACGTGAACCAACGGCTGGCGTTGGCCGACTGTGGGCAGGCTCATCGGGCGCTGGAATCGGGCCGCCTGGTGGGGGTATCGGTACTCGTACCGTAG
- a CDS encoding tripartite tricarboxylate transporter substrate binding protein, which translates to MKIQSRNFRVALPRAACLALMAYAAAASAADGYPSRPISLIVQAAPGGSSDITARVLAQKLSVAMNTQVVVINEPSAGGIVAMQRVKRAEPDGYTLMIMGTKAAIGDAIFAAKNIDVLRDFEPVAQISTGQLAVVVKRDSPLKTMEDLIREIKTKPGRVIVATGDVAGGIQYLGAALMREETKGDFVIVPYGTAAKLTTAVRAGEVDAAFELVPGIVGSLRDGEARALAVGGTNQLQDLPGMKGVPTMKDVGLPESDVTTSTFVVAPAGTPATIVKTLNTEILRALSQPDLQQASRSRGSGIPEPYSAQETKIQLTREVARWQGIVKQANVKSQ; encoded by the coding sequence ATGAAGATCCAATCGAGAAACTTCCGGGTCGCGTTGCCCCGGGCAGCCTGTCTGGCATTGATGGCATACGCGGCGGCGGCTTCGGCCGCCGACGGCTATCCTTCGCGTCCCATATCGCTGATCGTCCAGGCGGCGCCGGGCGGTTCATCCGATATCACCGCGCGTGTGCTGGCCCAGAAGCTTTCCGTGGCCATGAACACGCAGGTCGTCGTCATCAACGAGCCGTCGGCGGGCGGCATCGTTGCCATGCAGCGGGTCAAGCGCGCCGAACCGGACGGCTACACGCTGATGATCATGGGCACGAAGGCGGCGATCGGCGATGCGATCTTCGCCGCCAAGAACATCGACGTGCTGCGTGATTTCGAACCGGTCGCGCAGATCAGTACCGGTCAGCTCGCCGTGGTGGTCAAACGCGACTCGCCGTTGAAGACCATGGAAGACCTGATCCGGGAGATCAAGACGAAGCCGGGGCGGGTCATCGTGGCGACGGGCGACGTGGCGGGGGGAATCCAGTATCTGGGCGCGGCCTTGATGCGGGAGGAGACCAAGGGGGATTTCGTCATCGTTCCCTACGGGACGGCGGCCAAGCTGACGACCGCGGTGCGCGCGGGGGAGGTCGATGCGGCCTTCGAACTGGTGCCGGGAATCGTCGGGTCGCTGCGCGACGGCGAGGCGCGCGCGCTGGCCGTAGGCGGGACGAATCAGTTGCAGGATCTGCCCGGCATGAAAGGCGTTCCCACGATGAAGGACGTGGGCCTGCCCGAGAGCGACGTGACGACGTCCACCTTCGTGGTCGCGCCGGCGGGAACGCCCGCGACCATCGTCAAGACCTTGAATACCGAGATCCTGCGCGCCCTGTCCCAGCCGGACCTGCAGCAGGCCTCGCGCTCGCGGGGATCGGGCATTCCCGAGCCGTATTCGGCGCAAGAGACCAAGATCCAGCTGACCCGGGAAGTCGCGCGCTGGCAGGGCATCGTGAAACAGGCGAACGTCAAGTCGCAATAG
- a CDS encoding porin, whose amino-acid sequence MKTITIVGGMICLGAWNCAGAQAKVTIYGIVDSGFVHQSDPIAPKQGSVTSLTGGGQSGSRFGLRGVEDLGNGWKATFDLEAGFNADTGTSTLGALFGRKAHVGLDTPMGNIKLGRQYSPFYLDAILPADPFGMGMMGRMNNVFSTNSRVNNSVSYATPRWRGWAAGFLYGFGEVAGNRSAARAYNGALSYQDGPARVALGYSNQRNATDTATSHSVALTGSYRAGAVTVYSAFQAVRSTLNGVPGTTIADTNVNIYMAGLKWSRGPHTVLGGITHARDQRRTGATGAKATFYAMGYTYALSKRTNLYTSFGLIRNRSGAAYSIGDATTPVYGQKGFDVGIRHRF is encoded by the coding sequence ATGAAGACGATCACCATCGTCGGGGGAATGATTTGCCTGGGGGCATGGAACTGCGCCGGCGCACAGGCCAAGGTGACCATCTACGGGATCGTGGACTCCGGTTTCGTCCATCAGTCCGATCCGATCGCGCCCAAGCAAGGAAGCGTAACGTCGCTGACGGGAGGAGGGCAGTCCGGATCGCGCTTCGGGCTGCGGGGCGTGGAGGACCTGGGCAACGGATGGAAAGCCACGTTCGACCTGGAGGCAGGGTTCAACGCCGACACGGGCACCTCGACGCTGGGCGCGCTGTTCGGGCGCAAGGCCCATGTCGGACTGGATACGCCCATGGGGAACATCAAGCTGGGCAGGCAGTACAGCCCGTTCTACCTCGATGCGATATTGCCCGCGGATCCTTTCGGCATGGGGATGATGGGCAGAATGAACAACGTCTTCAGCACGAACTCCCGCGTCAACAACTCGGTTTCCTACGCGACGCCGAGATGGAGGGGGTGGGCCGCGGGTTTCCTGTATGGCTTCGGCGAGGTTGCCGGAAACCGCTCGGCCGCGCGCGCCTATAACGGCGCGCTGAGCTACCAGGATGGTCCTGCCCGCGTGGCGTTGGGCTACTCCAACCAGCGCAATGCCACCGATACGGCCACCAGCCACTCCGTCGCGCTGACGGGGAGCTACCGCGCCGGAGCGGTGACGGTGTATTCGGCGTTCCAGGCGGTCCGGTCCACCTTGAACGGCGTGCCCGGGACGACGATCGCGGATACGAACGTCAACATCTACATGGCCGGCCTGAAATGGTCGAGGGGGCCGCATACCGTGCTTGGCGGCATCACCCATGCGCGCGACCAGCGCCGGACCGGGGCCACCGGTGCCAAGGCGACGTTTTATGCGATGGGCTATACCTATGCCTTGTCCAAACGAACGAACCTGTACACCTCGTTCGGCTTGATTCGCAATCGCTCGGGCGCAGCGTACTCGATCGGCGATGCGACGACGCCGGTCTATGGCCAGAAGGGCTTCGACGTCGGCATCAGGCACCGCTTCTAG
- a CDS encoding Crp/Fnr family transcriptional regulator, with product MTSTLARVAISQSELFREWSEADIARLVEASEVLRLESGTLLHGPGETVPFLYLIASGSLRMSLRTGSNREFAFRLRFAGDFLGLGPLLSGEPFVYTVTCRGQTHLVRIPGPFLKDMLVRNGRLAVAMFAGFNRRHRNMIALYADASTGSLRARLASLLGLIANASGHATNEIEVLQDELAELLGTRRQGVNRELRALEKLGVLALEYGRIVIADRAALQELAILPTPAPLP from the coding sequence ATGACCTCCACGCTGGCGCGAGTCGCCATCTCGCAATCCGAGCTGTTCCGGGAATGGTCCGAGGCGGACATCGCCCGGCTGGTCGAGGCCTCGGAGGTCCTGCGGCTCGAATCCGGCACCTTGCTCCATGGACCGGGGGAAACCGTTCCCTTCCTGTACCTGATCGCGTCCGGCTCGCTGCGCATGTCCTTGCGCACCGGCTCCAACCGCGAGTTCGCCTTCCGGCTGCGCTTTGCCGGCGATTTCCTGGGCCTCGGTCCGCTGCTGTCCGGCGAACCCTTCGTCTACACCGTCACGTGCCGGGGCCAGACCCATCTGGTCAGGATACCCGGTCCCTTTCTGAAAGACATGCTGGTGCGCAACGGCCGCCTGGCCGTCGCCATGTTCGCGGGATTCAACCGACGGCACAGGAACATGATCGCCCTGTATGCCGACGCCTCCACGGGCTCCCTGCGCGCGCGGCTCGCCTCGCTGCTGGGCCTCATCGCCAACGCGTCGGGGCACGCCACGAACGAGATAGAAGTCCTTCAGGACGAGCTGGCCGAATTGCTCGGCACCCGCAGGCAAGGGGTCAACCGCGAACTGCGGGCACTGGAGAAACTCGGCGTGCTTGCCCTGGAATACGGCCGCATCGTGATCGCCGACAGGGCCGCCCTGCAGGAGCTGGCGATACTGCCAACCCCCGCCCCGCTCCCCTAG
- a CDS encoding VOC family protein, translating to MKPRISVITIGVDDLEASVAFYRDGLGLPTEGIIGKEFEHGAVAFFELQAGLKLALFARADIAHDAGIERSGRSPTEFTLGHNVASREEVDAVMARAAAAGARVVKPAQPTFWGGYAGYFQDFDGHLWEAVHNPAWTPD from the coding sequence ATGAAGCCACGCATCAGCGTGATCACGATCGGCGTGGACGACCTGGAGGCCTCGGTGGCGTTCTACCGCGACGGCTTGGGGTTGCCGACCGAGGGCATCATCGGCAAGGAGTTCGAACACGGTGCGGTGGCCTTCTTCGAGCTCCAGGCGGGGCTCAAGCTGGCGCTGTTCGCGCGCGCGGACATCGCGCACGACGCCGGGATAGAAAGAAGCGGGCGCAGTCCGACGGAGTTCACGCTTGGCCACAACGTCGCGTCGCGCGAGGAGGTCGACGCGGTGATGGCCCGCGCCGCCGCCGCGGGTGCCCGCGTGGTGAAGCCGGCGCAGCCAACCTTTTGGGGCGGGTACGCCGGCTATTTCCAGGATTTCGACGGCCATCTCTGGGAAGCCGTCCATAACCCCGCCTGGACGCCCGACTGA
- a CDS encoding tripartite tricarboxylate transporter substrate binding protein, with the protein MRLIPAIFAMFSCLAAGTAAAQSYPAHPIRWLVPYPAGGGADNVARVVTQHLARKLGQAIVVDNRPGGNTIIGTQALLSAARDGYTVMNTAEQVAVNAALYPDLKYSAERDLDFVAPLVRTPLLLLARRDLPVSDAAGLLAYMKERGDRVTYGSWGQGGMNHLTMEALAGRVGVHPTHVPFPGAAPAIRDLLGGQIDLYFSDPATALPYLRTGKLKVLLVSTRERLPYLPDVPTVDESGYPGFDMYSWQGVLAPKGMPPQVRDILAAAIRDTLQQPDVNQELRDRGFIPDPGTPEQFRAFFLRSQAELGEIVRKRNIRIQ; encoded by the coding sequence ATGCGGCTTATCCCAGCGATATTCGCGATGTTCTCGTGCCTGGCCGCCGGCACGGCCGCGGCCCAGTCCTATCCGGCGCATCCCATCCGGTGGCTGGTTCCCTATCCCGCTGGCGGCGGCGCCGACAACGTGGCGCGGGTCGTCACGCAGCACCTGGCACGGAAGCTGGGGCAGGCGATCGTGGTGGACAACCGGCCGGGCGGCAACACCATCATCGGCACGCAGGCGCTGTTGTCGGCCGCCCGCGACGGCTACACCGTGATGAACACGGCCGAGCAGGTCGCGGTGAACGCCGCGCTGTATCCCGACCTGAAATACTCGGCCGAGCGCGACCTGGACTTCGTGGCGCCGCTGGTGCGCACGCCGCTGCTCCTGCTGGCCCGCCGCGACCTGCCGGTTTCGGATGCGGCGGGGCTCCTGGCCTACATGAAGGAGCGGGGCGACCGGGTCACCTATGGAAGCTGGGGGCAGGGCGGGATGAATCACCTGACCATGGAGGCCCTGGCCGGGCGGGTGGGCGTGCATCCTACCCATGTGCCGTTTCCGGGTGCCGCGCCGGCGATACGCGACCTGCTCGGCGGCCAGATCGACCTGTATTTCTCCGATCCGGCCACGGCGCTGCCCTATCTGCGCACGGGCAAGCTGAAGGTCCTGCTGGTGTCCACCCGGGAGCGCCTGCCTTACCTGCCCGACGTGCCCACCGTGGACGAAAGCGGCTATCCGGGATTCGACATGTACAGCTGGCAGGGCGTGCTGGCGCCCAAGGGCATGCCGCCGCAGGTGCGGGATATCCTGGCGGCGGCCATACGCGACACGCTGCAACAGCCCGACGTGAACCAGGAACTGCGCGACCGGGGCTTCATTCCCGATCCCGGCACGCCCGAGCAGTTCCGGGCATTCTTCCTGCGCAGCCAGGCCGAGCTGGGCGAAATCGTGCGCAAGCGGAACATCCGGATCCAGTGA
- a CDS encoding sensor domain-containing diguanylate cyclase, with product MAGAPPRPPVPAGIFKFALDALPDGVLLVDADRRVIYANKAFMEQWRFPEEAREGWSESRMLAHASDQLADPDRFLEHVEILHATDEAYRDELYFKDGRVFARRSVPFVADGSFRARIWIFTDITEARSSLLDPLSGVPNRRAYTQEFPAFVEAPDDGLLKCVAILDVDNFKAYNDHYGHAAGDRVLKRVGDLLRGMLSRSDDRVFRIGGEEFLLACRLREDAEGACFCDEIRVAIAGMAIAHQGNPPHGVVTASMGFGIFRGERRTADIFDKVDAALYQAKAEGRNTLRRAAL from the coding sequence ATGGCTGGGGCCCCGCCCAGGCCACCCGTGCCGGCGGGGATCTTCAAGTTCGCGCTGGATGCGCTGCCCGACGGCGTCCTGCTGGTGGATGCCGACAGGCGGGTGATCTACGCGAACAAGGCCTTCATGGAGCAATGGCGGTTTCCCGAGGAAGCGCGGGAAGGCTGGAGCGAAAGCCGGATGCTGGCCCACGCCAGCGATCAGCTTGCCGATCCCGACCGCTTCCTGGAGCACGTGGAGATTCTTCATGCCACGGACGAGGCCTACCGCGACGAACTGTACTTCAAGGACGGGCGTGTGTTCGCCCGCCGCAGCGTGCCCTTCGTGGCGGACGGATCCTTCCGCGCGCGGATCTGGATCTTCACCGACATCACCGAGGCCAGGTCCTCGCTGCTGGATCCCTTGTCGGGCGTCCCCAATCGCCGAGCCTATACGCAGGAGTTTCCCGCTTTCGTCGAGGCGCCCGACGACGGACTGCTGAAGTGCGTGGCCATTCTCGACGTCGACAATTTCAAGGCTTACAACGACCACTACGGCCATGCCGCGGGCGATCGGGTGCTCAAGCGCGTGGGCGACCTCCTGCGGGGCATGCTGAGCCGGTCCGACGACCGGGTTTTCCGGATCGGCGGCGAGGAATTCCTGCTGGCCTGCCGCTTGAGGGAGGACGCCGAGGGCGCGTGCTTCTGCGACGAGATACGCGTGGCCATCGCGGGCATGGCGATTGCTCACCAGGGTAATCCGCCGCATGGCGTCGTGACCGCGTCGATGGGATTCGGCATCTTCCGCGGCGAACGCCGCACCGCCGACATCTTCGACAAGGTGGATGCCGCGCTCTACCAGGCCAAGGCCGAGGGGCGCAACACCTTGCGGCGCGCGGCCTTGTAG
- a CDS encoding DUF488 family protein, with product MEVWTVGHSTHSLETFLAMLATHDIQAIADVRRHAGSRKYPHFNPDALRHALAQAGVEYVPLPELGGRRPPLADSHNTVWRNPSFRGYADYMETDAFREGIERLLALARRRRTAIMCAEAVWWRCHRSLIADYLKVRDVCVRHILGAGKSEVHPYTSAARIQDGTLTYAPNA from the coding sequence TTGGAAGTATGGACGGTGGGGCATTCCACGCATTCCCTGGAAACGTTCCTGGCGATGCTGGCCACCCATGACATCCAGGCGATCGCCGACGTGCGGCGGCATGCGGGGTCACGCAAGTACCCCCATTTCAATCCGGATGCGCTGCGCCATGCGCTCGCGCAGGCCGGGGTGGAATACGTGCCGCTGCCGGAACTGGGCGGCCGCCGTCCGCCCCTGGCGGACTCCCACAACACCGTCTGGCGCAATCCGTCGTTCCGCGGCTACGCGGACTACATGGAGACCGATGCCTTTCGCGAAGGCATCGAGCGCCTGCTGGCATTGGCTCGCCGCCGGCGGACCGCCATCATGTGCGCGGAAGCCGTGTGGTGGCGATGCCACCGGTCGCTGATCGCCGACTACCTGAAAGTGCGGGATGTCTGCGTGAGGCACATCCTGGGCGCCGGCAAGAGCGAAGTCCATCCGTACACGTCGGCGGCGCGGATCCAGGACGGCACATTGACGTACGCGCCGAACGCCTGA
- a CDS encoding DUF2945 domain-containing protein, producing the protein MADRFKVGDHVSWNSEAGIVSGTIIRVHTKDFDYKGHTHRASGDDPQYEIQSDKTSHVAAHKGSALRKTVRTD; encoded by the coding sequence ATGGCGGACCGATTCAAGGTGGGCGACCACGTAAGCTGGAATTCCGAGGCGGGTATCGTCAGCGGCACCATCATCCGGGTGCACACGAAGGACTTCGACTACAAGGGCCACACGCACCGCGCCAGCGGGGATGACCCGCAGTACGAGATCCAGAGCGACAAGACCAGCCATGTCGCGGCGCATAAAGGGTCGGCGTTGAGAAAGACTGTGCGCACTGACTAG